Proteins found in one Candidatus Bathyarchaeota archaeon genomic segment:
- a CDS encoding carboxymuconolactone decarboxylase family protein, whose protein sequence is MKEEVSKKIETFKEEFGKILDPVAFIKEKDEELCKAFLELHELTVNKGVISKKLKFLMHAAITASLHDVEATAMHLTGALKGGATDDEILETAFTIIPVAGMPAFSIFLNAIRRVKPL, encoded by the coding sequence GTGAAGGAAGAAGTTTCAAAGAAAATTGAAACATTTAAAGAGGAATTCGGCAAGATATTAGATCCAGTAGCCTTTATAAAAGAAAAAGATGAAGAACTATGCAAGGCCTTCCTGGAGCTTCATGAACTTACAGTGAATAAGGGAGTTATATCCAAAAAGCTGAAATTTTTGATGCATGCCGCCATAACAGCTTCATTACACGATGTTGAAGCGACCGCGATGCACCTTACAGGCGCACTAAAGGGGGGCGCCACCGACGATGAGATACTTGAAACAGCCTTCACGATAATACCTGTAGCAGGAATGCCAGCCTTCTCGATTTTCCTTAATGCCATTAGAAGAGTAAAACCATTATAA
- a CDS encoding DUF1805 domain-containing protein, whose product MIEIKPLETRSRTALGLEIRNPEAPEKPAIIVVIARRGLLVCGNFDIDELEKRNVTAARIVGLTKIEDVLQRDVVSVTSRAEALGVVSGMSWSEAFEKMNVKINEKR is encoded by the coding sequence ATGATTGAAATCAAACCCCTCGAGACGCGGTCCAGAACCGCATTAGGTCTCGAGATAAGAAACCCAGAGGCGCCTGAAAAGCCAGCCATCATAGTGGTGATAGCGAGGAGGGGCCTATTGGTCTGCGGAAACTTCGATATAGATGAACTTGAAAAGAGGAATGTAACTGCAGCTAGAATAGTCGGCTTAACAAAAATTGAAGATGTTCTGCAGAGAGATGTTGTTTCTGTAACATCACGAGCTGAGGCGTTGGGCGTTGTTTCTGGAATGTCTTGGAGCGAAGCTTTCGAAAAAATGAATGTCAAAATCAATGAAAAAAGATGA